Sequence from the bacterium genome:
TCGATCTGCCCTACGGCGACCAGGCGCTTTTCGTGCGCGCGGCCGATCTGCCCGCCGGCGGATTCGCGCCGCCGCCCGCGATGGAAGACGTTGAATTCGTTCGCGCCATGCGCCGCCGGGGCGGCGTCGCGCTGTTGCCCGCGCCCGCCGTGACAAGCGATCGCGCGTGGCGGCGCAACGGCGCGATCCGCCGCACGCTCGCGAACTGGAGCGCCGCGCTGCGATATCGATTTCTGGCGCGTTCGCGCGAGTGGACGCGCGAGGATCATGTCAAATAGGCCCGCCATCGCGCTGTTCGCCAAGGCGCCGGTGGAGGGCCGCGTCAAAACGCGCCTGGCCGCGGGCATCGGCGACGCGGCCGCGTGCCGGATTTATCGGGAACTTGGGCGGCGCGTGTACGGTGAGTTGGCGGCGCTTTTCGGCGCCGAACTTATCGTCTTCGCGCCCGAGGGCGACGACGCGGCGGCGCTTCGCGGGTGGCTCGGCGACGATATCCGGATCAAGACGCAGCGCGGCGCGGACCTTGGCGCGCGGATGGAGAACGCGACGACGCTCCTTTTCGACGGCGGCGCGGCGTGCGTGCTGATCGTCGGCTGTGACGGCCCCGAGTTTCGCGCGGCGCACGCACGCGAGGCGATCGCGGCGCTCGCGACGCACGACGCGGTCTTCGCGCCGACGCACGACGGCGGCTACATCCTCGCCGGCCTTTCGCGGCCCCGGCCCCAACTTTTCTCCGGACTCGCTTGGGGCGGCGCGGACGTTCTGGCCGACACCCTTCGCATCGCGGAGCGCGAAGGAATAACTGTGCGCCTGCTCGAGACGCAGCGCGACCTGGACGTTGCCGCCGATCTCGAACATTTCCCCGATTTGCGCGCGATGGCGCACGGCGACACGCCCGCGCCATGACGCCGAAGCGTTCGACGCAAAACGCGCGGGCGCGCGCGTTCCTGGAGCACTTTGCCGCCCACTACGCGCGGCCGGACATGCTCGCGCGCGACCCCGTGTTTTGCGCGCGGCGGTATCCGCGCGAGGAGGACCGCGAAACGGCGGCGTTCGTCGTCGCGCCGCTGGCGTACGGGCGCGTCGCCTCCGTGATCAACGCCGCGAATTGCGTGCTCGATGGCCTCGGCGAAAATCCGCATGACGCGGTGTTGAACTTCCGCGCGAAAAGGGACGGGAAGCGGTTCGCGGGATTCGTCCATCGCTTCACGACCGACGCCGATGTCGCCCAATTTCTCGATCGGACCGCCGCGATGCTGCGCGAGCATGGCCGCATCCGACACGCGTACGGTGCCGCTCGCGGTGACGATACGCGCGCGACCCTTACGAATTTCGTGACGGCGTTTCGCGGCGGCGCGACGCTTCGCCCGCACGTGCGTTACCTGCTGCCCGATCCCGCGGAAGGCAGCGCGTGCAAGCGCGCAAACCTGTTTTTGCGCTGGATGGTGCGGCCGGACGACGGCGTGGACATGGGATTGTGGCCGGAGGTATCGCCCGCGAATCTGGTGATGCCGCTCGACACGCACGTCGCGCGCATCTCTCGCTGGCTCGGATTATTGACGCGAAAGAGCGACGACTGGCTTGCGGCCGAGGAGGTGACGGCGAGCCTGCGCCGGATCTGCCCGGAGGATCCGCTTCGTTTTGACTATGCGATCACGCACGCGGGGATCAGCGGGAAGTGGAGGCAGTGGGAGCCGTGACGAGTTTCGAGTGACGCGTGACGAGTGCATCGCATCTCACGCGGAGGCGCGGAAAAGCGGAGGGTTGCGGAGTTGTGCTACGTCAGAGCCGCGACCGTCAGGGAGCGGGTGGTATCGCTCCGCCACGAAGTACCCGCTCCCTTACGGTCGCGGTTCGCATCGTCGGCGATTGGGGCGGCGCGAAACCCGCTCCCTGACGGTCGCGGTTCGTATTGTCGGCCCATCACTGATTCATCGAATTCAGGAACTGCTCGTTCTTTTTGGTCTGCGTAATCTTGGCGAGGAGAAACTCCATCGAGTCGATGGGGTTCAAGGGCGAGAGCACGCGGCGCAGCACCCAGATGCGCTGCAGCACGTCGCTCGGGAGCAACAGCTCTTCCTTGCGGGTGCCGGAGCGGTTGATGTCGATCGACGGATAGATGCGGCGGTCCGAGAGCTTGCGGTCCAGGTGGATTTCCATGTTGCCGGTGCCCTTGAATTCCTCGTAGATAACCTCATCCATGCGGCTTCCGGTGTCGATGAGCGCGGTGGCGATGATCGTCAGCGAGCCGCCCTCTTCCACGTTGCGCGCGGCGCCGAAGAAACGCTTGGGCTTGTGTAGCGCGTTGGAGTCGACGCCGCCCGACAGGATCTTTCCGGAGTGCGGCACGACGGTGTTGTAAGCGCGCGCGAGGCGCGTGATGGAATCGAGCAGGATGACGACATCCTTCTTGTGCTCCACGAGGCGCTTGGCCTTTTCGATGACCATCTCGGCGACCTGCACGTGGCGCGTGGCCGGTTCGTCGAAGGTGGAGCTGATGACCTCGCCTTTCACCGAACGGCTCATGTCGGTGACTTCCTCGGGCCGCTCGTCGATGAGCAGCACGATGAGGTAGATCTCCTTGTGGTTGTCGGTGATCGCGTTTGCGATCGCCTGCAGGAGCATCGTCTTTCCGGCCTTCGGCGGGCTGACGATCAGGCCGCGCTGGCCTTTTCCGATGGGGCAGAGCAGATCCATGACGCGGGTGGAATAGTTTTCCGGATCGTGCTCGAGCTTGATGCGCTCTTCGGGGTATAGCGGGGTAAGGTTGTCGAAGAGAATCTTGTCCTGCGACGCCTCGGGATTCTCGAAGTTGACCATCTCCACCTTGAGAAGGGCGAAGTAGCGCTCGCTCTCCTTGGGGGGGCGGACCTGGCCGGAGATCGTGTCGCCGGTACGCAGGTTGAAGCGGCGGATCTGGCTCGGGGAGACGTAGATGTCGTCCGGTCCGGGGAGATAGTTTGAGTCCGGCGCGCGAAGGAAGCCGAATCCGTCGGGAAGGATTTCAAGGACGCCCTCGCCGTAGATCGACCCCTGGCGCTCCGTATGGGCCTGGAGGACGGCGTAGATCAGATCCTGCTTGCGCAGGCCCGTGGCGTTTTCCACCTCGAGATCGCGCGCCAGGCGAAGCAGATCGCCGATCTTCTTCTCCTTCAACTCCTGAATGTTGAGCGTGTTGCCGCCGCCCGCGTCGCCCGATTCGCCCTTGCCGCGTTTGCGCGGGCGACCGGACTCGACATCCACGTTCTTCTCGGACTCACTCATGGAAAACTCCGAAGACCATCAAGGGGAATCCGCCGCGCGCCATGCGCCAGGATCGATGGTCTCGAAAATGCGCGAGACGGTTTGTCCGCCTCGAAACGGTTGTTCGTTGGGTTTCTACCGCGGGCCTGGTGATTGGAGGCTTTCCAATCGCTTCGGGTTATCAGGAAAATCGGCCCAGGGCCGAA
This genomic interval carries:
- a CDS encoding TIGR04282 family arsenosugar biosynthesis glycosyltransferase encodes the protein MSNRPAIALFAKAPVEGRVKTRLAAGIGDAAACRIYRELGRRVYGELAALFGAELIVFAPEGDDAAALRGWLGDDIRIKTQRGADLGARMENATTLLFDGGAACVLIVGCDGPEFRAAHAREAIAALATHDAVFAPTHDGGYILAGLSRPRPQLFSGLAWGGADVLADTLRIAEREGITVRLLETQRDLDVAADLEHFPDLRAMAHGDTPAP
- a CDS encoding TIGR02757 family protein, giving the protein MTPKRSTQNARARAFLEHFAAHYARPDMLARDPVFCARRYPREEDRETAAFVVAPLAYGRVASVINAANCVLDGLGENPHDAVLNFRAKRDGKRFAGFVHRFTTDADVAQFLDRTAAMLREHGRIRHAYGAARGDDTRATLTNFVTAFRGGATLRPHVRYLLPDPAEGSACKRANLFLRWMVRPDDGVDMGLWPEVSPANLVMPLDTHVARISRWLGLLTRKSDDWLAAEEVTASLRRICPEDPLRFDYAITHAGISGKWRQWEP
- the rho gene encoding transcription termination factor Rho, encoding MSESEKNVDVESGRPRKRGKGESGDAGGGNTLNIQELKEKKIGDLLRLARDLEVENATGLRKQDLIYAVLQAHTERQGSIYGEGVLEILPDGFGFLRAPDSNYLPGPDDIYVSPSQIRRFNLRTGDTISGQVRPPKESERYFALLKVEMVNFENPEASQDKILFDNLTPLYPEERIKLEHDPENYSTRVMDLLCPIGKGQRGLIVSPPKAGKTMLLQAIANAITDNHKEIYLIVLLIDERPEEVTDMSRSVKGEVISSTFDEPATRHVQVAEMVIEKAKRLVEHKKDVVILLDSITRLARAYNTVVPHSGKILSGGVDSNALHKPKRFFGAARNVEEGGSLTIIATALIDTGSRMDEVIYEEFKGTGNMEIHLDRKLSDRRIYPSIDINRSGTRKEELLLPSDVLQRIWVLRRVLSPLNPIDSMEFLLAKITQTKKNEQFLNSMNQ